The stretch of DNA TTATAACAGACGATCCACGCGGCACAGGCTGCTGGGATCCTGCAacgtttttttttgtttttttttacaTTTTACTGTTTTTTCCCGGAAGGTTTGCCATCGGGTAGACGTGAAGGTATTTTTTTTACCATAGCGGAAGGTTAAATAAGCTCCCATCACCGAACGGTGCATTGCATAAATTACATTAAGAGTGATAAACAAATTTTCGCAAATTCAAAAATTAGCCTCAGGTTCATAGGTCGATGCTTCATTTCGAATGGCATCATATTCGAAATGATGGCATCATATTGCCAGTGTTGCTAGCCATAACTCAGAATGACTGCATTCTATTGATGAGTTAAACATATTCTAGCCACATATCTAGAATTCAGGATCTACCTTCTGGCAAAGCATGGCATCATGTCAGAAGCAAAATAAGATCCCGTGTTACCAATCCACAACAAAGTAAGCAGGCTTGGATATACTCTTCCTTAGTTCCATTAGCCATAACTCAGAATGACTGCATCATGTCATAGGCTTGTTTATTAATTACAGTTCAATGGCCCATATACACTACCCTGAGAACGCAAGATTAGGATTGTTTATTAATTAAATTTCAGAGTGCTGAAGCATTTTCCCAAACATTTGTTCCATCATGCAAAATTAGGCTATGAAGTAATTCTTCCCAGACAGCGTGGTTTCTGCCACCAGTGCAACACTGACTCGACTCCATTTCCATCGTCTTCTGGTTGGTTCACCCAGGAAACAAGTGCATTGTAGTCCTTATACCTGATCACagaaatttttttattttactgGAAGTTATCTTTTTTAACAAAAAAGTTCATAGCAGCAAGAAGTTGGGAGTGTTCATTTTTCTTTAACAAATATACACAATGGAAGCTGGAAACTGAAGATAGCTGTACTTCTGTAGTGTGCTTGCTGTGGAAAAAAATAACAGAGTGTACGATCTGTGTCCCCGAAAGTAAAGAAAATACACATTTCAGAGAATCTAGGTATTCAATACCTTCTCATAACCCAATGTGGATGAATGACAAGATTGCTACTACTGAACAGAAAAAAACAGCGTATCGATATTATCATTTGAAGATCACCAAGGGAAATGTTATTACTGTAATGCTTTGCATAATATTTATCGGGATCTATGGAATTTGTTAACCTGTCCTAAACAGAATTATTAAGTGAAAGATTGATATGTATGGAAACACTAATCACAACAACTGCATGGTATTAGATATCACTGCATAGGGTCTTTACAAACATATCCATATGTAGTTCTTATAGTTCACCTTAAAGGGAAAACTAGGAAAGCTGAAACTAGGTTCACTCCAGAGATATTCAAAAAGATATAAACAGTTCCAACCATCCTATTTTTTTTAGCAATTAGCAGAAGTAAATCTTTGGGGACAAGAAAAACCAATAAATTTTGACTGGTAGAGTATACAACATTTTCCGTGAACCTATAACAAACTTCTTAGAGCTATTTCCTATTTGTAAAACCAAAGCATACAGAAGACATCAAGAAAATGAACTGTATCTAGATTATTAATGGACCGACATTCAGAGCAAAAAGGAGGATAACATTAATTATCTTCAAATAATTGTTCATACCGTAGTGTTTTGTAAGTTTTCTTGCTGCATTCCTTGCCTAAGATGAAGTATGAATTTCCTGTCATAGATTTGTAGTACATAATTAGTGATCATCAACAGGAACAAAGCAGTATCAATTAGGACTTGGAGTACAAACAACAAAGCCATGACAGTGAATTGACTGATTCGACAAGAATGCTCGATTAACTAAGATCGATCAGTAAGCTTTAAATAAAAGCAATGAACTCGACGGATGCATGAACATTTAAAATCAGATACGGATGGGACAGGAATGATGGAGATACCTATTCGCACTCGGGGGATGTGGGAAATCTTGTTCCATTCAGGGTTTCCATTCTCTCTACTTTTTTCCTCCAGCTCTGAATCACATTCATCGATACCAAGGTATtgaagggaggaggggaaatTTGGAAGTGAACGGAGTTGTCCTGCACCAAATAGGTTTAATTGCTCAAGAGAGGACAGATCTTGCATGCTCAGTGGGAGCGACTCCAAGGACTCGGCTTTGTGAATCATTAGGTATTGGATGGATGAGTGGTTCTGCAGCAGCCATTGCTCAGGTAACCTCTCCGTCTTTGATGCATCTTCAATATATAGTTTTTGGGTCTGGCATAGACTCTTAAGAGGCTCCACAAGCAGCAAAGAGGGGACATCAATTTCAAGTCTGTCGATTTGCAGGGAGTTTCTGCTAACAACCAGACTGTCATCTTCGGAAGCAGATGCACCTGGCATTGCAGATGACCTAGCCTCTGCAAGGCAACTACAGCCGATGATACGTAACCAGGACAGGGACGGAGCGGATCCAAGCCCACCCAAAGATGACAAATTCTCACACCTGCATATCCTAATGGATCTGAGTGACTTGAGACTCTGAAACACGTCTACTGAGGGTAGGGATACCAAGTTTGAGCAAAACCTAAGGTCCATGAAAGACAGATTGGTGAGTTGTTGCATTGACCCAAGTATCGGAAGTTCCAGATCCCCAGAATCACACATATGCAGACACCCAAGTGATGATGGCAAGAGCTTGTTTCTGGCGTCTCTCGGCATCCTCAACTTTGGACAATCTTCGATACAGAGTTTTCTAAGTCCGTTCATTTGTTCAAATGTTAAAGGCACAGTCTCCACATGTACGCAGTTGCTGATGTTTACGTCACGAAACGCCCTCAAGTGCTGCTTTTGATCTAAAAGGCTGTTTTCAAGGGATGTTAAACATGGGCAATTTACGATACTGATGTCCAACCACTTGGATGACATGGTCTGAGTGCTGTCATTGCATAGCTTGCCTATCATCGGGAGTTTGGTTAGCCCAACACCCCCTATGTACAGATATGCCAAGCTAGGAGGTAGAATAGGTAATCTCTTTAGTCCTCGGCATCCTGTTACCACTAGCGTATCAAGACTTGTGGGTAAAAAGAACTCCATGCAACTGCTACTGAACATATGAGAATACTGACCAATCTGCTGTAGCTTAGGAAGACAATACAGTTTAAGATGTTTTAGCAGTACTAACTCTATGAGAGAGGGGAGATGTTCCAAATTTATGCAATTTCTCAATGTGAGTGATACTAACTTTTTGGTAGAAAGGTTTTCTAGCCAAAACGGGGTTCTGAGACCCTCATATCCATCAATACACAATTTGCTGATGTTAGCATTTGGTTCAAGCTGATCAAGCACCAAATCATCTTTCCTGTTTTGTGTTCCATTAGATGCTGACCACCCCAGAGATAATGAAAAGAGATATTCTTTTTCCTTCAACTTTGCTTTCTCAGCCACATTGTTATCAATGTTCTCAAGTCCTTGCACATTTAGTTCACGCAGATCCCTTAAGTTCCCAATGGCACTTATTTTATTGCCATCACTTCCTTGTACCTTGTACTTATTCAGCTCTTGTAGAGAAGTGAGTCTGTTCACGGGGACCTCATTAAGTCCACCTGCACTGAAGTATAAATATCGCAGCCCATCTAGGTTTGCCAAATCTCTCACATGATTTATATTTAACTGCAAATCACAGTAACCACGAAGTACCACCAAGTGATAAAGCTTCAAAACCCCATGTATGCTCTCTAGTGATATTTGACTGAGGGAGATGTAGCGCAGGTGTTTTAAGTTACCTGCCATCCTAGGAAAATCAAATCGATCAAAACATTTTAGGTGTAGTAGCCGCAATGCTCTTGAATTCTGGATAGCACTGCTAATTGCGCATTTCATATCTTGGTAGACAGACAGAAAAATATCCTCTCCGATGATCAGTGTGCGCAGATTCTTAAAATTTGCAACTTTCTTGACCTCCTCAACATATGAACTGTTAATTTTATCTATCCACAA from Panicum hallii strain FIL2 chromosome 3, PHallii_v3.1, whole genome shotgun sequence encodes:
- the LOC112886634 gene encoding putative disease resistance protein RGA4 — translated: MAPAGPLVFAGKSVASSVIKEVVTKAFKYLHGYFSAENMEEMKNKIEERMPQIQAVLDVVSPDHIKDQSEALDRWFWKLRDAVEEAEDAIDELEYYELEEKAKDRKVSDWGSPFTKVKHKVVKSIKSVSVVDNTLKQFTHGDSLKRLKKAMEGLDKASASTMNFLEVVTCLKGATSGSPKQEDLMNNDRQTGSTSAVMKLFGREKEKKCILEWLTKETSVEEDEIVMSAKHIPILSLVGHGGMGKTTLVQSIYEEGDVVKDFEIIWVTVSTNFDATSVTRKILESLNRKTPKAGSLEALQQLLKDNLKSRKFLLTLDDVWEEEKRNEWEKLFAALRTGKSGSKILLTTRMASVAAVAAYVMGVGRECLTLEGLQEDENFDLFHHCVFAGLNSQSYGHLKLTGEQIARKLGGCPLVTKVVGGHLRGNMTIEFWDRFLHVGLQDFKGNADDVMKVLRLSYYNLPMELQICFRYCSIFPHGYKFTKKELVLMWIGSGLISTAGNERRRLEDIGEYCLFQLSRKSLFDQKCRIDRTSLINPRIEEYYVMHDLMHELAEYVSSGECKRITSLARIEDVKDTVRHLWIDKINSSYVEEVKKVANFKNLRTLIIGEDIFLSVYQDMKCAISSAIQNSRALRLLHLKCFDRFDFPRMAGNLKHLRYISLSQISLESIHGVLKLYHLVVLRGYCDLQLNINHVRDLANLDGLRYLYFSAGGLNEVPVNRLTSLQELNKYKVQGSDGNKISAIGNLRDLRELNVQGLENIDNNVAEKAKLKEKEYLFSLSLGWSASNGTQNRKDDLVLDQLEPNANISKLCIDGYEGLRTPFWLENLSTKKLVSLTLRNCINLEHLPSLIELVLLKHLKLYCLPKLQQIGQYSHMFSSSCMEFFLPTSLDTLVVTGCRGLKRLPILPPSLAYLYIGGVGLTKLPMIGKLCNDSTQTMSSKWLDISIVNCPCLTSLENSLLDQKQHLRAFRDVNISNCVHVETVPLTFEQMNGLRKLCIEDCPKLRMPRDARNKLLPSSLGCLHMCDSGDLELPILGSMQQLTNLSFMDLRFCSNLVSLPSVDVFQSLKSLRSIRICRCENLSSLGGLGSAPSLSWLRIIGCSCLAEARSSAMPGASASEDDSLVVSRNSLQIDRLEIDVPSLLLVEPLKSLCQTQKLYIEDASKTERLPEQWLLQNHSSIQYLMIHKAESLESLPLSMQDLSSLEQLNLFGAGQLRSLPNFPSSLQYLGIDECDSELEEKSRENGNPEWNKISHIPRVRIGNSYFILGKECSKKTYKTLRYKDYNALVSWVNQPEDDGNGVESVLHWWQKPRCLGRITS